Proteins from a single region of Cryptosporangium phraense:
- the pdhA gene encoding pyruvate dehydrogenase (acetyl-transferring) E1 component subunit alpha codes for MTESVPERGFVQLLTPEGERVHDTDYDVELSDDEYRGFFRDLVLVRRVDAEATALQRQGQLGLWASLLGQEAAQIGSGRALRPQDMAFPTYREHGVAWCRGVDPLHALRMFRGVDLGAADPHEHNFAMYAIVIGAQCLHATGYAMGVQKDGRVGNGDGEAVIAYLGDGATSQGDVNEAFVWAAAFAAPVVFFCQNNQYAISAPTDRQTRVPLYRRAAGFGFPGVRVDGNDVLATYAVTRRALDDARHGQGPAFIEAFTYRMGAHTTSDDPTRYRIAAELEEWRLRDPIERLRSFLVRQQLAGPDFFDEIDAEADELAARVRKGCLELPDPAPETIFDHVYANPTAPLEAQRETFRAYSSEFLASGDETERSTVPRREGSRR; via the coding sequence ATGACCGAATCCGTCCCCGAGCGGGGCTTCGTTCAACTGCTCACCCCTGAGGGCGAACGGGTCCACGACACCGACTACGACGTCGAACTCAGCGACGACGAATACCGCGGCTTCTTCCGCGACCTGGTCCTGGTGCGTCGCGTCGACGCCGAGGCCACCGCACTCCAGCGCCAGGGCCAGCTGGGCCTGTGGGCCTCGCTGCTCGGTCAGGAGGCCGCGCAGATCGGCTCCGGACGCGCGCTGCGCCCGCAAGACATGGCCTTCCCCACCTACCGCGAGCACGGCGTCGCCTGGTGCCGGGGCGTCGACCCGCTGCACGCGCTGCGGATGTTCCGGGGCGTCGACCTGGGTGCGGCCGATCCGCACGAGCACAACTTCGCGATGTACGCGATCGTGATCGGCGCCCAGTGCCTGCACGCGACCGGTTACGCGATGGGCGTCCAGAAGGACGGCCGGGTCGGCAACGGCGACGGCGAGGCCGTGATCGCCTACCTCGGCGACGGCGCGACCAGCCAGGGTGACGTCAACGAGGCGTTCGTGTGGGCGGCCGCGTTCGCCGCACCGGTCGTGTTCTTCTGCCAGAACAACCAGTACGCGATCTCGGCGCCGACCGACCGGCAGACCCGGGTGCCGCTCTACCGGCGGGCGGCCGGTTTCGGCTTTCCCGGCGTCCGGGTCGACGGCAACGACGTGCTGGCCACCTACGCGGTCACCCGTCGCGCTCTCGACGACGCCCGCCACGGACAGGGCCCGGCGTTCATCGAGGCGTTCACCTACCGGATGGGCGCGCACACGACGTCCGACGACCCGACCCGCTACCGCATCGCCGCGGAGCTCGAGGAGTGGCGGCTGCGCGACCCGATCGAGCGCCTCCGCTCGTTCCTCGTCCGTCAGCAGCTGGCCGGCCCGGACTTCTTCGACGAGATCGACGCCGAGGCCGACGAGCTCGCCGCCCGGGTGAGAAAGGGCTGCCTCGAGCTGCCCGATCCCGCCCCCGAGACCATCTTCGACCACGTCTACGCCAACCCCACCGCACCGCTCGAGGCCCAGCGCGAAACCTTCCGCGCCTATTCCTCGGAATTCCTAGCTTCTGGCGACGAAACCGAGCGGAGTACCGTCCCCCGCCGGGAAGGGAGCCGTCGATGA
- a CDS encoding TetR/AcrR family transcriptional regulator — protein sequence MPKVSDEHLAARRQQILDAAAACFARQGFHRTSMSDIVRECGVSAGLVYRYFSSKDEMIEEIVREWHAHRAVALQAGDATESYLGLLRELGTPAGPDPGLALQVWAESVRSPEIRALAREGVDAARRSAAEVVGSDALVRVLIAVYQGLLVQTAWDESLDNGAFVEAVRGVLDRLNPGDSGVFGGP from the coding sequence GTGCCTAAGGTCAGCGACGAGCATCTGGCCGCGCGGAGGCAACAGATCCTGGACGCGGCGGCCGCGTGCTTCGCCCGGCAGGGGTTTCACCGCACGTCGATGAGCGACATCGTGCGCGAGTGCGGGGTGAGCGCCGGGCTGGTCTACCGGTACTTCAGCAGCAAGGACGAGATGATCGAGGAGATCGTCCGGGAGTGGCACGCGCATCGTGCGGTGGCTCTGCAAGCCGGGGACGCGACCGAGAGCTACCTGGGGTTGCTGCGTGAGTTGGGTACTCCGGCCGGGCCGGACCCGGGGCTGGCGCTTCAGGTGTGGGCGGAGTCGGTCCGGTCTCCGGAGATTCGCGCGCTCGCGCGCGAGGGAGTGGACGCGGCCCGCCGTTCGGCGGCCGAGGTCGTGGGGTCGGACGCGTTGGTGCGGGTGTTGATCGCGGTCTATCAAGGGCTGCTGGTGCAGACGGCGTGGGACGAGTCGCTCGACAACGGCGCGTTCGTGGAGGCGGTGCGGGGGGTGCTGGATCGGTTGAATCCCGGGGATTCCGGGGTTTTTGGAGGTCCTTGA
- a CDS encoding ABC transporter, which produces MTTDGGVRATSWPTTPEKSGLPARAAAPTPPRQLVIGLEALRVALADTRFELPLRGADDAVGTASSLASQIEDYLIPRLSRPETPPLLVIGGSTGGGKSTLLNTLVGEPVSPAGVLRPTTRSPVLVCHPDDFGTFLIGGPLPSLPRSADGRRGSIRVLESDAVPRGLALVDAPDVDSVESENRQLAGRLLAAADLWIFVTTAARYADALPWDLLRAAVARGASVAVVLSRVNHLAHATVSTHLRELLRDEGLGAAPLFVIEQSTLDERGLLAEQAVRSLRMWTTRLSETPAQRLRIVRQTLTGALASISDRVDVLADATRAQRETVATLRSSIGSIFSAADAKLRSGIADGVLFRGDVVGRWQEYAGNGGLAAILEARSGKGSGTLTGQSSIRASRVRAGLVGGVVRLFTSVADEAAAELLGGWRKTPPGTAAAEPLGDRASTDAAKNAEEAARAWLDGIDGSAGAGPAGGGGRRAAALPIAIAAALEDGTLPVGREVDIAGGTVTLSAELLAEVFEDDEVRAAAHVARADLLGRLSAALAAEQRRYTARLDQLEPAAGTVDRLRDAVRHIDRHRGEVAALFAEPAPTGPSGPSESSEPPAETTNALASMLATLPEPNLDLRPGASADDGPVDEAPAQKGEAATVESVTTEVPAPEEGR; this is translated from the coding sequence GTGACGACGGACGGGGGTGTTCGTGCCACGTCGTGGCCCACTACGCCCGAAAAGAGCGGTCTGCCCGCCCGGGCAGCCGCGCCGACGCCTCCGAGGCAACTGGTCATCGGCTTAGAGGCGCTCCGGGTCGCGCTGGCCGACACCCGCTTCGAGCTGCCGCTACGCGGTGCCGACGACGCCGTCGGCACCGCGTCGAGCCTCGCCTCGCAGATCGAGGACTACCTGATCCCCCGGCTCAGCCGCCCGGAGACCCCGCCGCTGCTGGTCATCGGGGGCTCCACCGGCGGCGGCAAGTCGACGTTGCTGAACACGCTCGTCGGCGAGCCGGTCAGCCCGGCCGGCGTACTGCGCCCGACGACCCGTTCCCCGGTGCTGGTCTGCCACCCGGACGACTTCGGCACGTTCCTCATCGGCGGCCCGCTGCCGTCGCTACCGCGCTCGGCCGACGGCCGGCGCGGCTCGATCCGCGTCCTGGAGTCCGACGCGGTACCGCGCGGTCTGGCGCTGGTCGACGCGCCCGACGTCGACTCGGTCGAGTCCGAAAATCGCCAGCTCGCGGGCCGGCTGCTGGCCGCCGCCGACCTGTGGATCTTCGTGACCACCGCGGCCCGCTACGCCGACGCGCTGCCCTGGGACCTGCTGCGGGCCGCCGTGGCCCGAGGCGCCTCGGTCGCGGTCGTGCTCTCCCGGGTCAACCACCTGGCCCACGCGACGGTCAGCACCCACCTGCGCGAACTCCTGCGCGACGAGGGGCTGGGCGCCGCACCGCTGTTCGTCATCGAGCAGTCGACGCTCGACGAGCGCGGGCTGCTGGCGGAGCAGGCCGTCCGCTCGTTGCGGATGTGGACCACCCGGCTGTCCGAGACGCCCGCGCAGCGCCTGCGCATCGTCCGCCAGACGCTGACCGGTGCGCTGGCCTCGATCAGCGACCGGGTCGACGTCCTCGCCGACGCCACCCGGGCCCAGCGGGAGACCGTGGCGACGCTCCGCTCGAGCATCGGCTCGATCTTCTCGGCCGCGGACGCCAAGCTGCGCTCGGGCATCGCCGACGGCGTCCTGTTCCGCGGTGACGTCGTCGGCCGGTGGCAGGAGTACGCGGGCAACGGCGGGCTGGCCGCGATCCTGGAGGCGCGCTCGGGCAAGGGCAGCGGAACGCTGACCGGCCAGTCGTCGATCCGCGCCTCCCGGGTCCGGGCCGGGCTGGTCGGCGGGGTCGTGCGGCTGTTCACGTCGGTCGCCGACGAGGCCGCCGCCGAGCTGCTCGGTGGCTGGCGGAAGACCCCACCCGGCACCGCGGCGGCCGAGCCGCTGGGCGATCGGGCGTCGACCGACGCGGCGAAGAACGCGGAAGAGGCGGCGCGCGCCTGGCTGGACGGGATCGACGGCTCGGCCGGAGCCGGCCCGGCCGGCGGGGGTGGGCGCCGCGCGGCGGCGTTGCCGATCGCGATCGCGGCCGCGTTGGAGGATGGCACGCTTCCGGTCGGCCGCGAGGTCGACATCGCCGGCGGCACGGTCACGCTCTCGGCCGAGCTGCTGGCCGAGGTCTTCGAGGACGACGAGGTGCGCGCCGCCGCTCACGTCGCCAGGGCCGATCTTCTCGGGCGGCTGAGCGCCGCACTCGCTGCTGAGCAGCGTCGCTATACGGCTCGGCTGGACCAGCTCGAACCCGCGGCGGGCACCGTCGACCGCCTGCGTGACGCCGTGCGGCACATCGATCGCCACCGCGGCGAGGTGGCGGCCCTGTTCGCCGAGCCCGCGCCGACGGGGCCGTCAGGCCCCTCGGAATCGTCGGAGCCTCCGGCGGAGACGACGAACGCGCTGGCGTCGATGCTGGCCACGCTGCCGGAGCCGAACCTCGACCTGCGACCGGGGGCATCGGCCGACGACGGGCCTGTGGATGAGGCACCCGCACAAAAGGGAGAAGCGGCTACCGTCGAGTCCGTGACCACCGAAGTCCCGGCGCCGGAGGAGGGCCGATGA
- a CDS encoding Dps family protein: protein MSTRSTALDETVRAEVGHVLEGVAIDLIALSLNLKQAHWHVHGATFKQVHEQLDEVLADVRTYSDDAAERAIALEVSIDGRPAAVAKSAVADFRTGWLDALEAVALVADEVGAVAGRARSTLPTLEEKDPISHDLVVQIVDGLEKHLWMLRAQTR, encoded by the coding sequence ATGAGCACGCGCTCCACCGCCCTCGACGAAACCGTCCGCGCCGAGGTCGGGCACGTCCTCGAAGGCGTCGCGATCGACCTCATCGCACTCTCGCTCAACCTCAAGCAGGCGCACTGGCACGTCCACGGAGCCACGTTCAAGCAGGTCCACGAGCAGCTCGACGAGGTGCTCGCCGACGTACGGACGTACTCCGACGACGCCGCCGAGCGGGCGATCGCTCTCGAGGTGAGCATCGACGGGCGCCCGGCCGCCGTGGCGAAGTCCGCCGTGGCCGACTTCCGCACCGGGTGGCTCGACGCTCTCGAAGCCGTTGCGCTCGTTGCCGACGAGGTCGGCGCCGTGGCCGGCCGGGCCCGCTCCACGCTGCCGACGCTCGAAGAGAAAGACCCGATCTCCCACGACCTCGTGGTCCAGATCGTCGACGGCCTCGAGAAGCACCTCTGGATGCTCCGAGCCCAGACCCGCTAA
- a CDS encoding YfjP family GTPase, translated as MSRPSAGPPVLAGDGAPSIAARLTSLERVMGVVDGRVDDSYLRSARDVTRQITERLSLSPAHTVVALAGATGSGKSSLFNALAGLDLSEVGVRRPVTNAPHACVWGPDGAGPLLDWLSIPYDNRTARESALDADTQHEMRGLVLLDLPDHDSTQLAHRLEVDRLVELVDLLVWVLDPQKYADEAIHSRYLRRLSRHAGVTVVVLNQVDLLSTADTEACLSDVRRLLDADGLRGVPLVPLSALRGDGMSELKNRITATVSTRQAALRRLAADLDGVADELAPLAGPEVREDVDRSAAKRLYTTLAEAAGVTAVGEAVERGYRYSANRSLGWPLIHWFGRAKADPLAPLRDNAGKGHRRSGARPAVLHPVQRPQVEEALRDLAEDATAPLPEPWPKLVHQAARSELDSLPDALDRAVAGADLGLSRRPGWWWLYRGVQYLAVLALLAGVAWTLGLGIAAAVSGGDSRSGSLVAPVGLLLAGLLLGPILHVVGLVLARRGARAARVRAEQAVLEAVTPVARERVLAPVRAELSAYARVRDALVDLGVPVPRGGSARPSTDLPVGELPFSDVSPTGLEGAGEVGPLKPREVGGLGPLPSATNYPDPFQPRPTDPGRSDAPGQPRPADSGAPPRRLDSPFQARTEVPRSGAFEAPATEPVVRPHGGVSPLGAAGGPAGPRPDAAGSRPDAAGSRPDAAGGSAGSRPAVAGGPEQVGSAASTDSWFEPSAERQASATPPPDIAAARALRPFALDRATPPDQPSPGGGAVGTPPPLGTRPVEATPGPSASQPDASNWSQFAAAWQPSPLRDGTPPVADVDLRPSAGSPPPPPATAPTWPGSPAAPSGSAPLPPNWPSTPSTPGNPTHPQTLGASAAPGAAGGPGAPSAAGGPGAVGAPGAPSAAGTLGASGAPASGTQAPGNPAPGNQAPGNPAPGNPAPGNPAPGNPAPGNQATWSDLRSTRPGTRPAQPAETRLPQAGSTAPGAGLTRPTGARLPQEGAAAPGTGPGPTAATRPGQSTPAGSAWPTPAPTPPGGRADWLGSAIPPAEPPRPARPRGAGTPATPPPVTPRPGQAPAPGRAPAPGQAPGLGQAFPAGQTPLPRATSPSGPASSEPWSARASRGAGTPATPPHSQTSLPGQTSPSGQALPSGQTSPSGQASPSGQTSPSGHPSPSGQTSPSGQPSPSGQPSPSGQTSPSGQASPSTRPSAQNSASGGPDERPARASRGRRPGGNLPPAPPPRPAVEADPEIAWERTRHAARPSPFASTTPPPPPAGTAATSPAGTNPAGGSTAKAEPSPINPSSAPGRDENKAPASTDSELDTGRKGLRGLFGRRKESADVVDRWWAGEDDGEDPFGRPPARDKTSRDDSPGRLPARDDTPGRRPARDDSPDREDSFGWPAARDDAFGRPPTRDDASDRPPARDEDDNDTRPRPRVPGQR; from the coding sequence ATGAGCCGACCGTCCGCCGGGCCGCCGGTGTTAGCGGGCGACGGAGCTCCGTCGATCGCCGCGCGCCTCACCTCGCTCGAACGCGTGATGGGCGTGGTCGACGGCCGCGTCGACGACTCGTACCTGCGCTCGGCCCGTGACGTCACCCGCCAGATCACCGAACGGCTCTCGCTGTCCCCGGCGCACACGGTCGTCGCGCTGGCCGGCGCCACCGGCAGCGGCAAGTCGTCGCTGTTCAACGCGCTCGCCGGGCTCGACCTGTCCGAGGTCGGGGTACGGCGTCCGGTCACCAACGCCCCGCACGCGTGCGTCTGGGGGCCCGACGGCGCCGGTCCGCTGCTCGACTGGCTGAGCATTCCGTACGACAACCGCACGGCCCGCGAGAGTGCTCTCGACGCCGACACCCAGCACGAGATGCGCGGCCTGGTCCTGCTCGACCTACCCGACCACGACTCGACGCAGCTCGCGCACCGGCTCGAGGTCGATCGGCTGGTCGAGCTCGTCGATCTGCTGGTCTGGGTGCTCGACCCGCAGAAGTACGCCGACGAGGCCATCCACTCCCGCTACCTGCGGCGGCTGTCCCGGCACGCGGGTGTCACGGTCGTGGTGCTCAACCAGGTCGACCTGCTCAGCACCGCCGACACCGAGGCCTGCCTGTCCGACGTCCGCCGCCTGCTCGACGCCGACGGGTTGCGCGGTGTTCCGCTGGTTCCGCTCTCCGCGCTGCGCGGCGACGGCATGTCCGAGCTGAAGAACCGCATCACGGCGACGGTGTCGACCCGCCAGGCCGCTCTGCGTCGCCTGGCCGCCGACCTCGACGGGGTCGCCGACGAGCTGGCGCCGCTGGCCGGTCCCGAGGTCCGCGAAGACGTCGACCGCAGCGCGGCGAAGCGTCTGTACACGACGCTGGCCGAGGCCGCAGGCGTCACCGCGGTCGGTGAGGCGGTGGAGCGCGGGTACAGGTACTCGGCGAACCGCAGCCTCGGGTGGCCGCTGATCCACTGGTTCGGCCGGGCCAAGGCCGATCCGCTGGCCCCGCTGCGTGACAACGCGGGCAAGGGTCACCGGCGCAGCGGCGCGCGCCCGGCGGTGCTGCACCCGGTGCAGCGTCCGCAGGTGGAGGAGGCGCTGCGCGACCTCGCGGAGGACGCCACCGCTCCCCTGCCCGAGCCGTGGCCCAAGCTGGTGCACCAGGCCGCGAGATCGGAGCTCGACAGCCTCCCCGATGCGCTCGACCGAGCGGTGGCCGGCGCCGACCTCGGCCTGTCCCGTCGGCCGGGCTGGTGGTGGCTGTATCGCGGAGTGCAGTACCTCGCGGTGCTGGCCCTGCTCGCGGGCGTCGCCTGGACGCTGGGGCTCGGGATCGCGGCCGCTGTGAGCGGGGGCGACTCGCGCTCCGGTTCGCTGGTGGCGCCGGTCGGATTGTTGCTGGCCGGGCTGCTGCTGGGCCCGATCCTGCACGTCGTCGGCCTGGTGCTGGCGAGGCGCGGAGCGAGGGCCGCGAGGGTGCGGGCCGAGCAGGCCGTGCTCGAGGCGGTGACGCCGGTTGCCCGCGAGCGGGTGCTGGCCCCGGTGCGCGCGGAACTCAGCGCGTACGCGCGCGTCCGTGACGCGTTGGTCGACCTGGGCGTGCCGGTTCCTCGAGGTGGGTCGGCCCGTCCGTCTACCGACCTGCCGGTGGGCGAGCTGCCGTTTTCGGACGTGTCGCCGACGGGTCTCGAAGGTGCGGGCGAGGTCGGTCCTCTTAAGCCGAGAGAAGTGGGAGGTCTGGGGCCGTTGCCGTCTGCCACCAACTACCCCGACCCGTTCCAGCCTCGGCCGACGGATCCCGGCCGCTCAGACGCCCCGGGTCAGCCCCGACCCGCGGATTCGGGGGCGCCGCCCCGGCGGCTCGACAGCCCGTTCCAAGCCCGCACCGAGGTGCCGCGATCCGGCGCCTTCGAGGCGCCTGCCACCGAGCCTGTGGTGCGGCCGCACGGGGGCGTCTCACCGCTGGGTGCGGCCGGCGGGCCGGCCGGGCCTCGGCCGGATGCGGCCGGGTCTCGGCCGGATGCGGCCGGGTCTCGGCCGGATGCGGCCGGTGGGTCGGCCGGGTCTCGGCCAGCGGTGGCCGGTGGGCCGGAGCAGGTCGGCTCGGCGGCCTCGACCGACAGCTGGTTCGAGCCGTCGGCCGAGCGGCAGGCGAGCGCGACCCCGCCGCCCGACATCGCGGCCGCGCGGGCACTGCGCCCGTTCGCCCTCGACCGAGCCACCCCGCCCGACCAGCCGTCGCCGGGGGGCGGTGCAGTCGGCACTCCGCCGCCGCTGGGCACCCGGCCGGTGGAGGCAACCCCAGGGCCGTCGGCATCCCAGCCCGACGCCTCGAACTGGTCGCAGTTCGCGGCCGCCTGGCAGCCGTCGCCCCTGCGGGACGGAACGCCCCCGGTCGCCGACGTCGACCTGCGCCCGTCGGCCGGCTCACCGCCCCCACCGCCGGCGACCGCGCCGACCTGGCCAGGCTCGCCAGCGGCCCCGTCAGGCAGCGCCCCGTTACCCCCGAACTGGCCGAGCACCCCCTCGACCCCGGGGAATCCCACGCACCCGCAAACGCTGGGCGCCTCCGCCGCTCCGGGCGCGGCTGGCGGACCCGGCGCTCCCAGTGCTGCTGGCGGCCCCGGCGCAGTTGGTGCCCCCGGTGCCCCGAGCGCTGCTGGCACGCTCGGCGCTTCCGGCGCCCCGGCTTCCGGCACCCAGGCGCCCGGCAACCCAGCGCCCGGCAACCAGGCGCCCGGCAACCCGGCGCCCGGCAACCCAGCGCCCGGTAACCCAGCGCCCGGCAACCCAGCGCCCGGCAACCAGGCGACCTGGTCCGACCTCCGCTCCACCAGGCCGGGCACCCGCCCAGCCCAGCCGGCCGAGACCCGACTTCCGCAAGCGGGCAGCACCGCGCCGGGCGCCGGCCTGACTCGGCCGACCGGGGCCCGTCTTCCGCAGGAGGGCGCTGCCGCCCCGGGCACCGGGCCGGGCCCTACGGCCGCGACCCGGCCCGGGCAGTCGACTCCTGCTGGCTCCGCGTGGCCCACCCCCGCGCCGACCCCGCCGGGCGGCCGGGCCGATTGGCTCGGATCCGCGATTCCGCCGGCTGAGCCTCCGCGGCCGGCGCGGCCCCGAGGCGCGGGCACGCCCGCGACCCCTCCGCCCGTCACCCCGCGGCCCGGACAAGCCCCCGCGCCCGGGCGAGCTCCCGCTCCTGGACAAGCTCCCGGGCTCGGACAGGCTTTCCCGGCCGGGCAGACGCCCCTGCCTAGGGCGACTTCGCCGTCAGGCCCGGCCAGCTCGGAACCATGGTCGGCTCGCGCATCGCGGGGCGCGGGCACGCCCGCGACTCCGCCGCACAGCCAGACCTCGCTGCCCGGCCAGACCTCGCCGTCCGGGCAAGCCTTGCCGTCCGGCCAGACCTCGCCGTCCGGGCAAGCCTCGCCGTCCGGCCAGACCTCGCCGTCCGGGCACCCCTCGCCGTCCGGCCAGACCTCGCCGTCCGGGCAGCCCTCGCCGTCCGGGCAGCCCTCGCCGTCCGGCCAGACCTCGCCGTCCGGGCAAGCCTCGCCGTCAACCCGGCCGTCCGCGCAGAATTCGGCGTCGGGGGGGCCGGACGAGCGGCCGGCTCGGGCATCGCGGGGGCGCCGCCCCGGCGGGAACCTCCCGCCGGCCCCGCCGCCCCGCCCGGCCGTGGAGGCCGACCCCGAAATCGCCTGGGAACGCACCCGCCACGCTGCCCGCCCCTCGCCGTTCGCGTCCACGACCCCACCGCCCCCTCCGGCCGGGACGGCAGCGACCTCTCCGGCCGGGACGAACCCAGCTGGCGGGTCCACCGCGAAAGCCGAGCCGTCGCCGATCAACCCCAGCTCCGCCCCGGGCCGGGACGAGAACAAGGCCCCTGCGAGCACCGACTCAGAACTCGACACCGGCCGCAAAGGCCTGCGTGGGCTCTTCGGCCGCCGCAAGGAGTCCGCCGATGTCGTCGACCGGTGGTGGGCCGGTGAGGACGACGGCGAAGACCCCTTCGGCCGCCCACCGGCCCGCGACAAGACATCCCGCGACGACTCCCCCGGCCGTCTGCCCGCCCGCGACGACACCCCCGGGCGCCGGCCCGCGCGCGACGACAGCCCCGATCGCGAGGACAGCTTCGGTTGGCCGGCCGCGCGCGACGATGCCTTCGGGCGCCCGCCGACGCGCGACGACGCCTCCGATCGGCCGCCGGCCCGCGACGAGGACGACAACGACACCCGTCCCCGCCCCCGCGTCCCAGGTCAGCGCTGA
- a CDS encoding DsbA family oxidoreductase: MRVDIWSDIDCPWCYVGKRRFENALAGFEHRDDVEVVYHSFELDPSAPTDKTTPVTELLKAKFGMPQAQVEAAEAKLEGLAAAEGLGYDHNRHAGNTFDFHRLAHWAAAQGKQQQLLDHAYAVHFGEAKSVHSTDALVELAADAGLDPAEARKILEDPASYADEVRQDEQQAQQLGISGVPFYVLDMRYGVSGAQPTEVFAEALAKAYEPASR, translated from the coding sequence ATGCGCGTTGACATCTGGTCGGACATCGACTGCCCCTGGTGCTACGTCGGAAAGCGGCGGTTCGAGAACGCCCTGGCCGGCTTCGAACACCGGGACGACGTCGAAGTCGTCTACCACTCGTTCGAACTCGACCCGAGCGCCCCGACCGACAAGACCACCCCGGTCACCGAACTGCTGAAGGCCAAGTTCGGCATGCCCCAGGCCCAGGTCGAGGCGGCCGAAGCCAAGCTCGAGGGCCTGGCCGCGGCCGAGGGCCTCGGCTACGACCACAACCGGCACGCCGGCAACACGTTCGACTTCCACCGCCTGGCGCACTGGGCCGCCGCGCAGGGCAAGCAGCAGCAGCTGCTCGACCACGCCTACGCGGTGCACTTCGGCGAGGCGAAGTCGGTCCACAGCACCGACGCCCTGGTGGAACTGGCCGCCGACGCCGGCCTCGATCCCGCCGAGGCCCGGAAGATCCTGGAAGACCCGGCAAGCTACGCCGACGAGGTCCGCCAAGACGAACAGCAGGCCCAACAGCTCGGCATCTCCGGCGTCCCGTTCTACGTCCTCGACATGCGGTACGGCGTCTCCGGCGCCCAGCCGACCGAGGTGTTCGCCGAGGCGCTCGCGAAGGCGTACGAACCCGCGTCACGATAG
- a CDS encoding class I SAM-dependent methyltransferase has product MDSGGSRTAVQVALFRALESARSPSERLFVDPYAVRFLGGGYRVAALAAKVAPVGRRLERYIDSRWPSGPRGSAVVRTRLIDDWVGEFGSGSRAGAGPEAGAGVGPEAGDGAGVGVGPEAGDGVGVGAGGGALQVLVLGAGFDSRAHRLPALADATVFEVDHPATQAVKQRVLRGRVVFVPVDFLRDDLGAALTRAGFDPNVRTVVIWEGVTNYLTEAAVDSTVRVVVSLVPLGSEVIFTYVDRAVLSGDPDDVETWRGAVSAVGEPWTFGFDPAELPSYLSARGLRLLDDLSTRDAAARYGRSEPTAAFYRVARAEVVGA; this is encoded by the coding sequence ATGGATTCGGGTGGAAGTCGTACGGCTGTGCAGGTCGCTCTGTTCCGGGCGCTGGAGTCGGCGCGGTCGCCGTCGGAGCGGTTGTTCGTCGATCCGTACGCGGTGCGGTTTTTGGGGGGCGGGTATCGGGTTGCCGCTCTGGCGGCGAAGGTGGCGCCGGTGGGGCGGCGGTTGGAGAGGTACATCGATTCGCGGTGGCCGAGTGGGCCGCGGGGGTCGGCGGTGGTGCGGACGCGGTTGATCGATGACTGGGTGGGTGAGTTTGGGTCCGGATCCCGGGCCGGGGCCGGGCCAGAGGCCGGGGCCGGGGTTGGGCCAGAGGCCGGGGACGGGGCCGGGGTTGGGGTTGGGCCAGAGGCCGGGGACGGGGTTGGGGTTGGCGCTGGGGGTGGGGCGTTGCAGGTGCTGGTGCTCGGGGCGGGGTTCGACAGTCGGGCGCATCGGCTGCCTGCGCTGGCCGACGCGACCGTGTTCGAGGTGGATCACCCGGCGACGCAGGCGGTGAAGCAGCGGGTGCTGCGGGGTCGAGTGGTGTTCGTGCCGGTCGATTTCCTGCGCGACGACCTGGGCGCGGCGCTGACGCGGGCGGGGTTCGACCCCAACGTGCGGACGGTCGTGATCTGGGAGGGCGTGACGAACTACCTCACGGAGGCGGCGGTCGACTCGACGGTGCGGGTCGTCGTTTCTCTGGTCCCGCTGGGGAGCGAGGTGATCTTCACGTACGTCGACCGGGCGGTGCTCTCCGGGGATCCTGATGACGTCGAGACATGGCGGGGTGCGGTCTCGGCGGTCGGGGAGCCGTGGACGTTCGGCTTCGACCCGGCCGAGTTGCCGTCGTACCTGTCGGCCAGGGGGCTGCGATTGCTGGACGACCTGTCGACCCGGGACGCGGCCGCCCGGTACGGCCGGTCGGAACCGACCGCTGCGTTCTACCGGGTCGCCCGAGCGGAGGTCGTCGGTGCCTAA
- a CDS encoding phosphoribosylaminoimidazolesuccinocarboxamide synthase: MELLHSGKVRDVYLDGEDLILVASDRVSVYDVVLPTPIPDKGAVLTQLSLWWFEQLADVVPNHVVNTDVPAEWAGRAIRCQRLRMAPVECVARGYLTGGGLAEYRQTGTVSGITLPEGLVDGDQLPEPIFTPSTKAEVGHDEPISYDEVERLVGEKAAHELKTLTLEIYRRGAELAAERGIIVADTKVEFGWAPDGTLVLADEVLTSDSSRFWPADEYEPGRPQRSYDKQFVRDWATSTGWNKQPPAPEIPDEVVKATQARYFEGYERLTGKVWPSEQR; the protein is encoded by the coding sequence GTGGAGCTTCTTCATTCCGGCAAGGTGCGTGACGTCTACCTGGACGGCGAGGACCTGATCCTGGTCGCCTCCGACCGGGTCTCGGTCTACGACGTCGTGCTCCCGACCCCGATCCCCGACAAGGGCGCGGTCCTCACCCAGCTCTCGCTGTGGTGGTTCGAGCAGCTGGCGGACGTGGTCCCGAACCACGTCGTCAACACCGACGTGCCGGCCGAGTGGGCGGGCCGGGCGATCCGGTGCCAGCGGCTACGGATGGCGCCGGTCGAGTGCGTCGCCCGCGGCTACCTCACCGGCGGCGGGCTCGCCGAGTATCGCCAGACCGGCACGGTCTCGGGCATCACCCTGCCCGAGGGCCTCGTCGACGGCGACCAGCTCCCCGAACCGATCTTCACCCCGTCCACCAAGGCCGAGGTCGGCCACGACGAGCCGATCTCGTACGACGAGGTCGAGCGCCTCGTGGGCGAAAAAGCAGCCCACGAGCTCAAGACCCTCACCCTCGAGATCTATCGCCGCGGCGCCGAACTCGCCGCCGAGCGCGGCATCATCGTCGCCGACACGAAGGTCGAGTTCGGCTGGGCTCCGGACGGCACGCTCGTCCTCGCCGACGAGGTCCTGACGTCGGACTCCTCCCGCTTCTGGCCGGCCGACGAGTACGAGCCCGGCCGCCCGCAGCGCTCGTACGACAAACAGTTCGTCCGCGACTGGGCGACCAGCACCGGCTGGAACAAGCAGCCGCCGGCCCCCGAGATCCCCGACGAGGTCGTCAAGGCCACCCAAGCTCGTTATTTCGAGGGTTACGAACGCCTCACCGGCAAAGTCTGGCCGAGCGAGCAACGATAG